CGACGCGCCGCTTCACGAAGAGTGTGCCCTGGTGTATGAGTTGGCGGAACGGATGCACGAACAGCGCAAGGCGGACGGATCGCTCGTGTTGAACCCCAGCCGCGATCGTGCACACACCATCATCGAAGAGTGCATGTTGAAAGCGAACAAGGCAGTCACTCATGAACTCATGTGGGATCGAGGTGTCGAGGCGATGTATCGCGTCCATCCCCAGCCCGCGCCTGAAGAATGGGACGAAGCCCTACAAGAGATTCAGGAACTCAATGGCGTCTCGATCCCCGCTGGGAGCTGGGACGATCCCCGCAAGGCAGTCAACGCCACCCTCGAACAGGCCCCCGACCGCCAGCTCAACAAGATCCAGCGCGCCGTGATGCGGGTGATGCCCCGCGCGAAATACATGAATGATCCGTTTGGGGGCCATCACGCCCTCAACTTCGAGATCTACGGCCATTTCACCAGCCCGATCCGACGGCTGTCGGATCTCATCAACCACTGGATCGTCTACACCAACGACGTGCCCGTCGATCTCATCCAACTCTGTGACCGTGCCTCCGACAAACAGACCGACGCAGAACACTGTGAGCGGGAGTACAAACAGTTCCTCGAAGAGGTCGGTCTCGATCCCTACGCCGTCAACAACCGCGGACTGGAAGTCATCGAGGACGAAGACACAGATGCTGAAACACCCTGAGACCGCCGACGCCGAAAGATACACCGCCATGCCGCACCTACCCGCGGTATGATCTCCCGTGTCGTACTGTCCCACCCCTCGGAGCTGAGCGACTGGGGACGGCTCCAGATCGATCAAACGCATTTTCGAGCGTGGCTCGTCCGATCACGCGACTCCTTCAGCGAGGGCGAGCGCTTCGAGGAATTCGTGGATACGGGTTGTTGTGGAAACACCCACTACATCGAGTTCGTCGTCGAACGCGTCGACGGCAGCGGTTCCGTGAGCCGTGAGACCGACATCGAATACACCGAACGAGACGGCCGCGATCGTGGCGGCGGCTGGGCCGCCCGAAGCACCACAGAGTGAGGCACGTTCTACCCCTCTTGGCCCGATTGTG
The sequence above is drawn from the Halocatena salina genome and encodes:
- a CDS encoding RNB domain-containing ribonuclease, with amino-acid sequence MSDSQDQAEAGTAEGQGPVTIDRELARHLDNKRQELFEKFDIRDEFPPEVIEEAEERTANVQAEIESEIDDRIDLRDRTTWTTDPIDAQDFDDAISIERTDEEYVLWVHIADVTHYVHPDSAMWTEAIERSNTVYLPAYTIHMLPPVLAETVCSLVPNEDRLAHTVEMHLDPETLTYESIDIYKSVITSDERLTYTQCERRLDDPDAPLHEECALVYELAERMHEQRKADGSLVLNPSRDRAHTIIEECMLKANKAVTHELMWDRGVEAMYRVHPQPAPEEWDEALQEIQELNGVSIPAGSWDDPRKAVNATLEQAPDRQLNKIQRAVMRVMPRAKYMNDPFGGHHALNFEIYGHFTSPIRRLSDLINHWIVYTNDVPVDLIQLCDRASDKQTDAEHCEREYKQFLEEVGLDPYAVNNRGLEVIEDEDTDAETP